The DNA segment ATAGCGGTTCCTGCTTCCGCCGCCGATCAGAAAAAGTTTTTTGCACGGCATTTGTCCGGCCTTTTCAAGGCCGCGAATGCCGCGCACAAAGCCTTCCGCCAGGCTGTCAAAAACAATTTTTGAAATATCCGCGACTTCCACGGGCTCATCCCCCCCCCCTTCGCGGCAGGCTTTTTTTATTTCGGCAACCATATTCTCTGGTTTGGAAAAACGCGGCGCGTTCAAATCAATGACGCCGTGACAACCCGATTCGCCGGCAAGCCGCGCGAGGTGTTCATAATCAACCTGCCTGCCTTCCTGTTGCCATAGCCGGCGGCATTCCTGGATGATCCACATTCCCGCGCACCCCGCAAAGAGCGCCCGGCGCCGGTCGGCGATTCCGATTAAAGCGTGTTTCCCGGGATCGGCGTTTTTCGGCCATTTTTCCCCGCGCAAGACGCATCCCGGCATGGCATAGGAACCCAGGCTGATAAAAAAAGTCCCGGCCGCGATGGGCCGCAGCACGGCCGTGGCGCAGGCGGTATCGTGATGGATCGTTGAAACGATTTTTACATTGTTCAGCGCAGGATGCGGACTTCTCTCCGGCGAGATTTTTCCGATCACGGAAGGTTTTTCCGTTACCGGCGGCAAGATGCCGGACGGAATACCCAGACGCTCAAGCAAATCCAAATCCCATTCTTGCCTTGCGATATTGAACATCTGGCCGGCCGCGGCAAGGCTCCAATCGGTCGCCGCCCGGCCGCACAAGTCAAAATGGACCATGTCGGCCATATGCAGAATGGTTTTTGTTTTCCGCAGCAGTTCCGGATAGCGGTCGCGCATGGCCTTCAATTTGCACAAGGCGGTGATGGGCGAGATGCAGCAGCCGACGCGTTTTACAAGGTTCTCCGGGGAAATGACGCCGGCAAACGCCTGCGGCAAAC comes from the Kiritimatiellia bacterium genome and includes:
- a CDS encoding FGGY family carbohydrate kinase, coding for MLHVAIDLGASNGRVLLGSWTGRPLRVNHSGLEVAEAHRFANAPVFERGHWRWDWPYLRSEFRLGLRKAAEMAGQERIVSVGCCSWAQDFAMLDAAGAMLENPVCYRDEFTRGLPQAFAGVISPENLVKRVGCCISPITALCKLKAMRDRYPELLRKTKTILHMADMVHFDLCGRAATDWSLAAAGQMFNIARQEWDLDLLERLGIPSGILPPVTEKPSVIGKISPERSPHPALNNVKIVSTIHHDTACATAVLRPIAAGTFFISLGSYAMPGCVLRGEKWPKNADPGKHALIGIADRRRALFAGCAGMWIIQECRRLWQQEGRQVDYEHLARLAGESGCHGVIDLNAPRFSKPENMVAEIKKACREGGGDEPVEVADISKIVFDSLAEGFVRGIRGLEKAGQMPCKKLFLIGGGSRNRYLVRQIGERLGREVVAGPAEAAAAGSLMLQREVLNSQ